A region of the Roseiflexus sp. RS-1 genome:
CTACGCCCTGGCGAGCGGCGGACTGTTCGGCGTCGGCATCGGACAGGCGCGCCAGAAGTTCTTCTGGTTGCCCGAAGCGCACACCGACGCCATCTTTGCCATTATCGGCGAAGAGTTCGGTCTGATCGGAACCCTGTTCGTCGTCACCTGCTTTCTGGTGATCGCCTACCGCGGGATGCGCATTGCCGGACGATCGTCCGATCCCTTTGCGGCGCTGCTCGCAACCGGCATCACCGCCTGGCTGGTCTTTCAGGCATTGATCAACATTGCCGTGGTGACGACCCTTATTCCGTTTACGGGGTTGACCCTGCCCTTCATCAGTTACGGCGGAACGTCATTGACCGTATGTATGACGGCGGTTGGCATACTGCTGAACATTTCGCGTTATGCTGGCAACCCATCTCCTGGTGAGATCGATGAAACAGTCACGGATACCGCGCGATCCAGACGGGCTGCCTCCTTTGCGCGCCTGGCTGGTTGGTGGCGGAACGGGCGGGCACGTGTATCCGGCGTTAGCCGTCGCCGCAGCACTCAACGCGCATGGGGCGCAATTCGTCGTCGCTGATACAGACGGTGGACGCAACCGGGCGATGTCGCGCCACACCCGCTGGTCGGCGCTGTATGTCGGCAGTGTCGGCGGCATGGAAGCCGCGCTGGTGGCGCGTGAGAGCGCCCTGCCATTCCACGCGCTGCCGGCGGCTGCGGTGCGGGGGCGGAATCCGTTGACCATGGTGCGCAACCTGATAACCCTGGCGCGTGGAACCGGAGCAGCGCACCGTCTGATTGCCCGTGATCGCCCTGCGGCAATCCTGGGAACGGGTGGATATGTGTGCGTACCGGTCTTTCTCGCAGCGCGGCTGGCGTGCGTGCCAACGGTGATCTACCAGCCTGATGTTGTTCCTGGGCTGGCTGTACGTTTGCTGGCGCGCCTGGCAAACCTGGTCGCCTGTAGCGTGGCGGACTCCGGGCGCTATCTGGGGTTGACCCCGGTGGATTTTGAGCGTGCCGTGCCCCAACTGGAAACGCAGAACCGGACAGTCCGCCTGATCGTGACCGGTTATCCGGTGCGGCAGGAATTGTTTCACGCCGACCGGCGCGCGTGCCGCGCGGTGTTTGGGTTGAGCGACGACCTGCCGACACTGCTCGTCGCTGGCGGCAGTCGCGGGGCGCGCAGCATCAATCGCGCTATTGCCGCCCTGCTACCATCGCTGTTACCATTGATGGAAATCATTCATGTGTGCGGTCGTGAAGGCGACGCGACATTTCTGCGCGCGGCGATCAGGGTATTGCCAGAGAACCTGCAAAAGCGGTATCATCTCTTTGAGTATTTGCATAGCGCGCCCGACATATCAGGGCAGGAGGGTTTGCCTTCAACACCGACGATGATCGCCGCGCTGGTCGCCGCCGATCTCGCGGTCTGTCGCAGCGGCGCATCGATACTTGGAGAATTGCCAGCGGTCGGCTTACCGGCAGTGCTGGCGCCGTACCCTTACGTTCACCAGGACGAGAATGCCGATTACCTGGTGCAGCGCGGCGCGGCGGTGAAGGTAAGCGATGCAGCATTGGCGGACACGACGGAAAAAGGATCGCTGTTTCGCGCAATTTACCGGCTCCTCAACTGTCCAGAAGAGCGTCGTGCAATGGCGGAACGCGCGCGGGCGCTGGCGCAACCGGACGCAGCACAGAAGCTCGCGTTCCTGCTGGAGACGCTGGTGATCAGGAGACAAACGGCATGATAACGATCGATCTGAGCGGTCCGTTCGTTACCTATTCGATCCTTGCGACGCTTGGCATCCTCGGTTGGATCTGGGGGTTTCGGTACATTGTCAGCCTGGGGTTGCTGACCACAATTGCCTATGTGGTGTCAGTCCAGGGCGGCAATTTCATCGTTGACCTGATCAATCGAACGTACAGCAACCTGCCGCGCCTGGCTGCCTTTCTGACCGGCGGCAGTACTGCCGATGTTGCGCCGCTCGGTCCGATCATCCCAGAAAATCTCGAAGCGCCACTCCTGCTGCGGGTACTGCTTTTCATCGCGCTGGTTGCCATCGGTATCGGATATTCGTTCCCATGGAAAGGCAAACCGCTCGGCGGATGGGGCGGCAAACGACCGCTGCGTATTCTGGGGGCGTTGACGGGTCTGTATACCGCCGTTCTGCTGACCAGCGCCGTATCGATCTTCTGGCGAGAGTTTGCGCCAACCGTGGAAGTTTCGCCAACTGTCGCAACAGCATTGAATAGTTTGCCAACCTGGACCGGCATCATTCCTTCGACCATCACCGCATTCGTTATCACGCTGCTGATTGTGACGGTGATCCGCTTCAACCGTGTCTGGGCGGTTGATGGCGGCGGCGGCGGCGGTGGCGGCGGCGGCGGCGGCGGACCAAAAAAATAACCGGTTGAGCAGAAAACCATGCATTATCACATTATTGGCATTGCTGGCGCGGGAATGAGCGCAATCGCGCATATCCTTCTGGATCAGGGGCACACGGTCAGCGGGTCGGATGTGCAGCGCAACGCGCTCACCGAAGCACTCGAACAACGCGGCGCGCTGATCCACGATGGGCACGACCCCGCCTGGATCGCAGGCGCCGATGCGCTCGTGGCAACCTCCGCCGTGCGGGATGATCACGTCGAACTGTCAGCGGCGCGTGCGCGCGGCATCCCGGTGCTGCGACGCGCCGACCTGTGGCGCGAGTGGTCGCAGCAGCGGCGCGTGGTGGCAGTCGCCGGCACGCACGGGAAAACCACAACAACGGCGCTGATTGCGCTGATGTTGACGCAGGCGGGCGGCAATCCCGGTTTTCTGATCGGCGGGGAGACGCCCGATCTCGGCATACACGCGCGGTGGGGCGATCCGGCAGCGCCGCTCGTGGTCGAAGCCGATGAGTACGACCGAACGTTTCTGGCGCTGACGCCAGATGTGGCGGTGATGACCAATGTCGAATGGGATCACGTCGATATCTATCCATCACCCGACAATTACGAAGCGGCATTTCGTTTATTTACCAGACGTGTGGCGCAGCCGCAGCGCCTGATCGTGTGTGGCGATGATCCGGGCGCGTTGCGTGTCGCCAATCACCCTGATGCGCAGCAGTATGGCATTGAAGAAGCGATTGCCCGCAACCCGGCTTCGTGTCGCCTGGCGCCAATGGACTGGATGGCGGCGAATGTGCGCTACGACGGAGCGATGACCAATTTCGATCTCTGGCGG
Encoded here:
- a CDS encoding glycosyltransferase — protein: MPPLRAWLVGGGTGGHVYPALAVAAALNAHGAQFVVADTDGGRNRAMSRHTRWSALYVGSVGGMEAALVARESALPFHALPAAAVRGRNPLTMVRNLITLARGTGAAHRLIARDRPAAILGTGGYVCVPVFLAARLACVPTVIYQPDVVPGLAVRLLARLANLVACSVADSGRYLGLTPVDFERAVPQLETQNRTVRLIVTGYPVRQELFHADRRACRAVFGLSDDLPTLLVAGGSRGARSINRAIAALLPSLLPLMEIIHVCGREGDATFLRAAIRVLPENLQKRYHLFEYLHSAPDISGQEGLPSTPTMIAALVAADLAVCRSGASILGELPAVGLPAVLAPYPYVHQDENADYLVQRGAAVKVSDAALADTTEKGSLFRAIYRLLNCPEERRAMAERARALAQPDAAQKLAFLLETLVIRRQTA
- the murC gene encoding UDP-N-acetylmuramate--L-alanine ligase — translated: MHYHIIGIAGAGMSAIAHILLDQGHTVSGSDVQRNALTEALEQRGALIHDGHDPAWIAGADALVATSAVRDDHVELSAARARGIPVLRRADLWREWSQQRRVVAVAGTHGKTTTTALIALMLTQAGGNPGFLIGGETPDLGIHARWGDPAAPLVVEADEYDRTFLALTPDVAVMTNVEWDHVDIYPSPDNYEAAFRLFTRRVAQPQRLIVCGDDPGALRVANHPDAQQYGIEEAIARNPASCRLAPMDWMAANVRYDGAMTNFDLWRYDRRTFGARLDGTYTMRLVGDHNVRNALAAIAVATLLGVERDAIADALAAYRGARRRFDIKGEANGITIIDDYAHHPTEARATLAAARARFPQRRLVVYLQPHTFSRTQALRDAWADAFDHADVVRIGDVYPARETGDPRTVAHALAGCIRHNDVQAVGNVVEAAATIGGLLRPGDVLLTLGAGDGYRVGELIIDTLRQQN